Proteins from a genomic interval of Chloroflexota bacterium:
- a CDS encoding cyclase family protein — protein sequence MTIHDVSLPITASLVVWQDDPPVSLTYIAHQDDGEVATLSRVEMGLHTGTHVDAPKHFIRGGAGIDSLDLNMLVGRAVVVELMDVEIITADVLESLDIPEGTERLLVHTRNSELWEQGHREFFTDYVAFDRSGARWLVDHGVRLIGVDYLSVASFQDLVVTHEVLLDAAVIVVEGLNLTGISPGAYQFVCLPLLFSDRDGSPARAILIDSVD from the coding sequence ATGACCATTCACGATGTTTCTCTGCCGATAACCGCTTCGCTGGTTGTCTGGCAGGATGACCCACCGGTCAGTTTGACCTACATAGCTCACCAGGATGACGGCGAAGTTGCAACGCTCTCCAGGGTGGAAATGGGACTGCACACGGGCACCCATGTCGATGCGCCGAAACATTTTATCAGGGGCGGCGCAGGAATCGACAGCCTCGATTTGAACATGCTGGTCGGACGGGCAGTGGTGGTCGAGCTCATGGACGTGGAAATCATCACTGCCGATGTGCTGGAGTCCCTGGATATCCCTGAAGGCACGGAGCGTCTGCTTGTCCACACTCGCAATTCAGAATTATGGGAACAGGGCCACCGGGAGTTTTTCACTGACTATGTTGCCTTTGACCGCAGTGGTGCCCGGTGGCTCGTGGACCATGGCGTCAGGCTGATTGGTGTGGATTATCTCTCGGTAGCATCTTTTCAGGACCTGGTTGTGACCCATGAAGTGCTTCTTGATGCGGCGGTGATCGTGGTGGAAGGGCTGAACTTAACCGGTATCTCACCGGGAGCCTACCAGTTCGTCTGCCTGCCCCTGCTCTTTTCCGATCGTGATGGGTCGCCTGCCCGGGCCATCTTGATTGATTCTGTCGATTGA